The Engystomops pustulosus chromosome 1, aEngPut4.maternal, whole genome shotgun sequence genome has a window encoding:
- the LOC140070210 gene encoding proteinase-activated receptor 1-like has translation MKTMALLPASLLGAFSIFCAVLCDDPSSDVTPSGNSSDFFITSWYHEQDNYLQGNYSVLYNLPDDNPNNTVYYSFIFVGVNHNLTDFFPLEGISNNTEFYLYSQWLTKFVPSVYTVVFTVALPLNFMAILMFILKIKIKTPAVVYMLNLAAADVLFVVVLPFNIVYRFSGNNWQIGEGMCRVVIGAFYCNMYCSILLMTSMSVDRYMAVVFPIHSRIWRTKKRAWLVCVFIWLISIASTIPLLLTKQTLYIEALDITTCHDVLELKDQQNFYMYYFTVFSSVFFFFPLIITIFCYFGIIKTLSNSSVDADNSSKKTRAIIMTIIVLCVFIVCFGPTNIIFLMHYLHFLNGHAESLYFAYLLCACISSISSCLDPLMYYYASSRCRKYLYSLLCCTTPNKLQTTRGPTVSRTESSFIK, from the exons ATGTTACACCCAGCGGGAACTCAAGTGATTTCTTCATCACCAGTTGGTATCATGAACAAG ATAATTACTTACAAGGAAATTACAGCGTTCTATACAATCTTCCTGATG ACAATCCAAACAACACGGTGTACTACTCTTTTATTTTCGTTGGTGTGAATCATAACCTGACAG ATTTCTTCCCATTAGAGGGCATTTCAAATAACACTGAATTCTACCTTTACAGTCAGTGGTTGACCAAGTTTGTACCATCAGTCTACACAGTGGTCTTCACTGTAGCTCTGCCTCTAAATTTTATGGCAATTCTAATGTTTATATTGAAGATAAAGATCAAGACGCCAGCGGTGGTCTATATGCTGAACCTGGCGGCAGCCGATGTGCTCTTTGTTGTTGTGTTGCCTTTCAACATTGTCTACAGATTCTCTGGGAACAACTGGCAGATTGGAGAAGGGATGTGCAGGGTGGTCATTGGGGCTTTTTACTGTAACATGTACTGCTCCATCCTGCTCATGACAAGTATGAGTGTGGACAGATACATGGCCGTGGTGTTCCCAATACACTCTCGTATCTGGCGCACAAAGAAGCGAGCATGGCTGGTGTGTGTCTTCATCTGGCTCATATCCATAGCGAGCACCATCCCTCTTCTACTTACCAAGCAAACACTTTACATTGAAGCATTGGACATTACAACCTGCCATGACGTCCTGGAATTAAAAGACCAACAGAACTTCTACATGTATTACTTCACCGTATTTTCTtcagttttcttcttttttccacTAATTATTACAATCTTCTGTTATTTTGGAATTATCAAAACCCTGAGTAATAGCTCTGTGGATGCAGATAATTCCTCCAAGAAGACAAGGGCCATTATCATGACCATTATAGTCCTTTGTGTGTTCATTGTTTGCTTTGGTCCGACAAACATCATCTTCCTGATGCATTATCTGCACTTCCTTAATGGTCATGCAGAGTCTCTGTACTTTGCGTATCTTCTGTGTGCCTGTATCAGCAGTATCAGTAGTTGTCTTGATCCTTTAATGTATTACTATGCATCATCAAGGTGTCGGAagtatttatatagtttattatgCTGTACCACACCTAATAAACTGCAAACCACGCGGGGGCCCACAGTATCACGCACAGAAAGTTCTTTTATTAAGTAA